The Pseudanabaena galeata CCNP1313 genome includes a region encoding these proteins:
- a CDS encoding undecaprenyldiphospho-muramoylpentapeptide beta-N-acetylglucosaminyltransferase: MKKPKIVLTGGGTAGHVSPNLALLSSLKADGWEVIYIGSNHGIEKQLVAEVGIPYHGISSGKLRRYFSWQNFIDPFKVIKGIFDAFFAIAKIKPQVVFSKGGFVTVPVIFASWLQRIPVIIHESDFSSGLANRLSIPFATKVCVTFPETAKHLAKYAPKVTHTGLPIRPDILLGNGERGRAFCGFNADDPVLFVVGGSTGSTKINQSIRAVLAELTQKYQVVHACGKGNLDINLNVNPRYQQFEYLGTELADILAIADLVVSRSGANAVFEFLTLRKPNLLIPLSKLSSRGDQILNAKSFQARGYSAVLFEEDLTSESLLKAIADLDQRRDEYIQNMHQSEDANAIAQIVQIIKSVASPRF; this comes from the coding sequence ATAAAGAAACCCAAAATTGTATTGACAGGCGGCGGTACTGCTGGTCATGTTAGCCCCAATCTTGCTTTACTTTCGAGTTTGAAAGCTGATGGCTGGGAAGTTATATATATTGGTTCTAATCATGGGATTGAGAAACAACTTGTTGCCGAAGTTGGTATTCCCTATCACGGTATTTCGTCGGGTAAATTGCGCCGCTACTTTTCTTGGCAGAACTTCATCGATCCTTTTAAAGTAATTAAGGGCATATTTGATGCTTTTTTTGCGATCGCCAAAATCAAGCCTCAAGTAGTATTTTCTAAAGGTGGATTTGTCACGGTTCCCGTTATTTTTGCAAGTTGGCTACAACGGATTCCTGTGATTATTCATGAATCAGACTTTTCTTCTGGTTTAGCCAATCGTCTATCAATTCCCTTTGCAACTAAAGTCTGTGTCACTTTTCCTGAAACTGCTAAACATTTAGCAAAGTATGCTCCCAAGGTTACACATACAGGCTTACCAATTCGTCCTGATATTCTCCTAGGAAATGGAGAAAGAGGAAGAGCATTTTGTGGATTTAATGCTGATGATCCAGTTCTATTTGTGGTCGGTGGCAGTACAGGTTCCACAAAAATCAACCAATCTATCCGTGCTGTTTTAGCTGAGCTTACACAAAAGTATCAAGTTGTTCATGCTTGTGGCAAAGGCAATCTTGATATCAATCTCAATGTAAATCCACGCTATCAACAATTTGAGTATTTAGGAACAGAACTTGCCGATATTTTAGCGATCGCTGATTTAGTCGTGTCACGTTCAGGAGCCAATGCTGTATTTGAGTTTCTGACTTTACGCAAACCGAATTTACTAATTCCTCTATCAAAATTATCCAGTCGCGGCGACCAGATCCTCAATGCCAAGTCTTTTCAAGCCCGTGGTTATAGTGCTGTTCTGTTTGAAGAAGATTTGACGAGTGAGAGTTTACTCAAGGCGATCGCTGATCTTGATCAGCGTCGTGATGAATATATTCAGAATATGCACCAAAGCGAAGATGCCAATGCGATCGCTCAAATTGTACAGATTATTAAAAGCGTGGCTTCGCCACGCTTTTAA
- a CDS encoding VanW family protein, whose amino-acid sequence MNQVWQNFKKPIRNGLKYAKALVKGYPFHYANCQNPDVADQYQHKWIESITPIPDRGTLEIRANRIWNLRLAAQRIHCLHIAPQKIFSFSDRIGEPTRANGFREAPVFVRGQVLTDVGGGLCLIATNVFNTFLYAGCEILERHCHSIDAYGESRFYELGQDAAVANGYKDLIIRNHSQIPLQLRFQVLAEEGKVESSLWGSAPKPWQIKVNSQIIKQLHPPNPQYLSGWVVKTSRYIKNELEPLSTWQSDYQTVSCYQPCVKS is encoded by the coding sequence ATGAACCAAGTCTGGCAAAATTTCAAAAAGCCAATTCGTAATGGTCTCAAATATGCCAAAGCTTTAGTCAAAGGTTATCCATTCCATTATGCTAATTGCCAAAATCCTGATGTTGCTGACCAATACCAGCATAAATGGATAGAATCTATTACGCCTATTCCCGATCGCGGCACATTAGAGATTCGTGCTAATCGAATTTGGAACTTACGACTTGCGGCTCAAAGGATTCATTGTCTTCATATTGCTCCTCAAAAGATTTTTAGTTTTAGCGATCGCATTGGCGAACCAACTAGAGCCAATGGGTTTCGAGAAGCTCCTGTATTTGTGCGTGGTCAGGTGCTAACTGACGTGGGCGGAGGCTTGTGTCTGATTGCTACTAATGTTTTTAATACCTTTCTGTACGCAGGATGTGAGATTTTAGAACGGCATTGCCATAGTATTGATGCCTATGGAGAATCAAGATTTTACGAATTAGGTCAAGATGCCGCAGTCGCAAATGGATATAAGGATCTGATCATTCGTAATCATAGCCAAATCCCTTTGCAACTGCGATTTCAAGTATTAGCAGAGGAAGGTAAAGTTGAGTCAAGTCTTTGGGGGTCTGCACCAAAACCTTGGCAAATAAAAGTAAATTCCCAAATAATTAAACAATTACATCCACCAAATCCACAGTATCTATCGGGTTGGGTTGTGAAAACCTCGCGCTATATCAAAAACGAATTAGAGCCATTATCTACATGGCAAAGTGATTATCAAACTGTTAGCTGTTATCAGCCATGTGTCAAGTCATAA
- a CDS encoding pirin family protein, whose protein sequence is MLTIRKSEERGHANHGWLDSYHTFSFANYYDPQHMAFRSLRVINQDQIAGGKGFGTHPHRDMEIITYMLDGALEHKDSMGNGSVIRVGDVQRMSAGTGITHSEFNPSATESAHLLQIWILPNQESVKPSYEQVFFSREEKLNQLRLIVSPDGRDRSVKIYQEAYVYASILEDGAEVVHTVNQNRYPWIQVAKGSVLVGDRLLNAGDAISSDRVGDLKLIGKGDAEILVFDLA, encoded by the coding sequence ATGTTGACTATTCGTAAATCAGAAGAAAGAGGACATGCCAATCACGGTTGGCTCGATAGTTATCACACCTTCTCCTTCGCTAACTATTACGATCCGCAGCATATGGCTTTTCGCTCATTGCGCGTAATTAACCAAGATCAGATTGCTGGTGGCAAAGGCTTTGGAACCCATCCCCATCGCGACATGGAAATCATTACCTATATGCTCGATGGAGCTTTAGAGCATAAGGACAGCATGGGCAATGGCTCAGTGATTCGTGTGGGTGATGTGCAAAGAATGAGCGCAGGCACAGGAATTACCCACAGTGAGTTTAATCCTTCAGCAACAGAATCTGCTCATCTATTACAAATATGGATTTTACCGAATCAAGAAAGTGTCAAGCCCAGCTATGAACAAGTTTTTTTCTCAAGGGAAGAAAAGCTCAATCAGTTAAGGTTGATCGTTTCACCCGATGGACGCGATCGCTCCGTCAAAATCTATCAAGAGGCCTATGTTTATGCTTCCATTCTCGAAGATGGTGCAGAAGTTGTGCATACAGTTAATCAAAATCGCTATCCATGGATACAAGTAGCAAAGGGTAGTGTATTAGTAGGCGATCGCTTGCTAAATGCTGGTGATGCTATTTCAAGCGATCGGGTTGGCGATTTAAAATTGATTGGTAAAGGTGATGCGGAAATTCTAGTTTTTGATTTGGCTTAA
- a CDS encoding tyrosine-type recombinase/integrase has translation MVDNLKRILMACDRHTLAGQRDYAILQLLIENSLKRQQVAAISIGDLDYRGRSLQVQRRYKRQGQQNQAEIISLSLDTANALQDWLNLIHIEAENEEDSQAPLFISLDRASYGHRLTGTAIYGIVKRAAANAGLSDAIAPEQLRFSQAKHALNQDFETQNKTIVATHETQLRSSSVLRLEYENQNRTYLDTSETQISKVPYALTEFNPDILTSLLADKRSLNTRRAYEKDLRYFFLAAYGQKPTEPVIAQFLQLNRFEAISIVLRYKSDLIAQGLKESTINRRLSALKSLVNFAAKLGKCNWNLDDIQTETVQTYRDTTGIKPDGIRTMLLQIDRTTIKGIRDFAILRLLWDNALRRNEVVSANIGDFDFEGRSLQILGKGRGSQKSLISLSMGTTNAIQDWLSQLKTRNSDRPLFQSLDPVNHGHRLTGTAIYQIVDQLARDSGITKKMSPHRIRHSAITAALDATNGNVRKVQKLSRHKKLDTLMLYDDNRTNMQGEVSSLLGDLI, from the coding sequence ATGGTAGATAACCTAAAGCGAATTCTCATGGCTTGCGATCGCCACACATTAGCAGGTCAACGCGATTATGCAATTTTGCAATTATTGATCGAGAATTCGCTAAAGCGGCAACAGGTAGCGGCAATTAGCATTGGCGATTTGGATTATAGGGGGCGATCGCTTCAGGTTCAGCGTCGCTATAAACGTCAGGGGCAACAAAATCAAGCGGAAATTATTAGTCTTAGTTTGGACACAGCCAACGCACTACAAGACTGGCTAAATTTGATTCATATTGAAGCTGAGAACGAGGAAGATTCTCAAGCACCACTATTTATATCTCTGGATCGTGCGAGTTATGGTCATAGACTGACGGGAACTGCCATCTATGGCATAGTCAAACGCGCCGCAGCTAATGCAGGGCTTAGCGACGCGATCGCTCCCGAACAATTGAGATTTAGCCAAGCAAAACACGCCTTAAATCAAGATTTTGAGACACAAAATAAGACTATAGTTGCGACGCATGAGACTCAGTTGAGATCAAGCAGTGTATTAAGATTAGAATATGAGAATCAAAATAGGACTTATTTAGATACTAGTGAGACTCAAATAAGCAAGGTTCCTTATGCTCTAACAGAATTTAATCCAGACATTCTCACTTCTCTCCTAGCCGACAAACGGAGTCTTAACACCAGACGCGCCTATGAGAAGGATTTGCGCTACTTTTTTCTTGCCGCCTATGGACAGAAGCCCACGGAGCCAGTGATTGCTCAGTTTTTGCAGTTAAATCGATTTGAGGCGATCTCGATCGTGTTGCGATATAAATCCGACTTAATAGCTCAAGGCTTAAAGGAATCGACAATTAACCGTCGCTTGTCTGCTCTCAAGTCCTTGGTAAACTTCGCCGCTAAGTTAGGGAAATGCAATTGGAACCTCGATGATATCCAAACTGAGACAGTCCAAACCTATCGCGATACGACGGGGATTAAGCCCGATGGTATTCGCACAATGCTGTTACAAATAGATAGAACTACTATCAAAGGCATACGTGATTTTGCGATTTTGCGACTACTTTGGGACAATGCCCTACGTCGTAATGAAGTTGTTAGTGCGAATATCGGTGATTTTGATTTTGAAGGGCGATCGCTCCAAATTTTAGGTAAGGGACGTGGCTCTCAAAAGAGTCTCATTAGTCTTAGTATGGGAACGACTAACGCAATTCAAGACTGGTTATCTCAACTTAAGACAAGAAATAGCGATCGCCCCTTATTTCAATCTCTCGATCCAGTCAATCACGGGCATCGATTGACTGGCACAGCGATTTACCAAATTGTCGATCAACTTGCACGAGACTCAGGAATTACTAAAAAAATGTCTCCCCACCGTATCCGCCATTCTGCGATTACAGCAGCCCTTGATGCAACTAACGGCAATGTTCGCAAAGTCCAGAAACTATCCCGACACAAAAAACTTGATACCCTCATGCTCTACGACGACAATCGCACCAATATGCAAGGCGAAGTATCGAGTTTGTTGGGCGATTTGATCTAG
- a CDS encoding winged helix-turn-helix transcriptional regulator, with product MENYSDTFTLNSLSEVDCIATYQSDRPSCPVEATLDAIGGRWKVLILHELFNGTRRFGELHRSLRGITQKMLTQQLREMEHDGLIHREVYMQVPPKVEYSLTDLGKTLQPVLDAMHLWGKKYLEQQ from the coding sequence ATGGAAAATTATTCTGATACTTTTACCCTAAATTCCTTATCTGAAGTGGATTGTATCGCTACTTACCAGAGCGATCGCCCTAGTTGTCCAGTGGAGGCTACCCTTGATGCGATCGGCGGACGCTGGAAGGTTTTGATTTTGCACGAATTATTTAATGGCACAAGGCGCTTTGGTGAATTGCATCGCAGTTTACGTGGCATTACTCAAAAAATGCTGACTCAACAACTACGAGAAATGGAGCATGATGGTTTAATTCATCGCGAAGTATATATGCAAGTTCCGCCCAAGGTTGAATATTCGCTCACGGATTTAGGCAAAACCTTACAGCCTGTATTGGATGCAATGCATCTTTGGGGTAAAAAATATTTAGAACAGCAATAA
- a CDS encoding M48 family metallopeptidase, whose product MASGSKSLTSNDDLPAYTVRVSDRAKSVRISLSVEAGLEVVIPADYDHHKVPELIQKKRDWIVRNQLKLEQREAFFQSQAPHELPDHINLRSLGEEWQIEYQQVSTKSRAIAIQEKKSELKLVVKGNITDIEACKFFLKQWLMQKAEKHLFSWLRKVSTHAKLPYRTTAVRSQKTLWGSCSGNRNISLNYKLLFLEANVVEYVLIHELCHTVHMNHSDKFWKLVSKFEPNYKILDKSLNQAWQIIPAWLDF is encoded by the coding sequence ATGGCTTCTGGTTCCAAATCTTTAACTAGTAATGATGATTTGCCAGCCTACACTGTACGTGTAAGCGATCGCGCCAAGTCTGTACGTATTTCACTTTCCGTAGAAGCAGGTTTAGAAGTAGTTATTCCTGCTGATTACGATCATCACAAGGTTCCTGAACTGATCCAAAAAAAGCGTGATTGGATTGTTCGCAATCAACTCAAACTTGAGCAGCGTGAAGCTTTTTTTCAGTCACAGGCTCCCCATGAGTTGCCTGATCACATCAATTTGCGATCGCTGGGCGAAGAATGGCAGATTGAGTATCAACAGGTTTCGACAAAATCAAGGGCGATCGCCATCCAAGAAAAGAAATCTGAACTAAAGCTAGTCGTAAAAGGCAATATTACCGATATCGAAGCTTGCAAATTTTTTCTAAAGCAATGGTTGATGCAAAAGGCGGAAAAACATTTATTCAGTTGGTTACGCAAAGTCAGTACCCACGCTAAGTTGCCCTATCGCACTACCGCCGTGCGTAGTCAAAAGACTTTATGGGGTAGCTGCTCTGGCAATCGGAATATTAGTCTCAATTACAAACTACTTTTTCTTGAAGCTAATGTTGTTGAATATGTCCTAATTCATGAGCTATGTCACACAGTTCACATGAATCATTCCGATAAGTTTTGGAAATTGGTCAGTAAATTTGAGCCGAATTATAAAATATTAGATAAATCTCTTAATCAGGCATGGCAAATTATTCCAGCATGGCTAGATTTTTAA
- a CDS encoding CDGSH iron-sulfur domain-containing protein has product MSEPKIADKKPVVLELEPKTYYWCTCGESTNQPYCNGAHKGTEFTPLAFEVSETKKVALCLCKHTGNAPFCDGAHTKL; this is encoded by the coding sequence ATGAGTGAACCTAAGATTGCTGACAAGAAACCTGTTGTATTGGAATTAGAGCCTAAAACTTATTACTGGTGTACCTGTGGAGAATCTACCAACCAACCTTACTGTAATGGCGCACATAAAGGAACAGAATTTACCCCTCTTGCCTTTGAAGTGAGCGAAACTAAGAAAGTTGCACTTTGTCTATGCAAACATACAGGCAATGCTCCATTCTGTGATGGAGCGCATACAAAACTTTAA
- a CDS encoding glycosyltransferase family 9 protein, producing the protein MMRILALVPGGTGDQLLFFPTLDTLKQQYPNAEIDVIVEPRSMAAYRVCQSVNRVLKFDFKDRNSLADFGNLLGTIRDREYDAAIITQPSFSVNILLWLSGIPKRISFAGQGDFLLTDIITADPEEYAAVQKHNLLMAINIQKLCPTIKVTLPKNDLDWAASEQKRLGVQQSGFILLNCGAFANYPAESWATIALDMQTKLPNLPIVAIDSVNNADLLKNLTAKVPNLLITSPTDIGKLTAFIASANLFICAEGDAMQLGVAVGTALVAILGANTIAGTLLPIAEKRIKYVQAIAGQPLNAISPQTVLAKIWEG; encoded by the coding sequence ATGATGCGAATACTGGCCTTGGTTCCTGGTGGAACTGGCGATCAGTTACTATTTTTCCCGACACTGGATACCCTCAAACAACAGTATCCTAATGCCGAGATTGATGTGATAGTCGAGCCTCGCTCAATGGCAGCTTATCGCGTTTGCCAATCTGTGAACCGAGTCCTCAAGTTTGATTTCAAAGATCGCAACTCTTTGGCTGATTTTGGTAACTTGCTTGGGACAATTCGCGATCGCGAATACGATGCAGCAATCATTACTCAGCCTAGTTTCTCAGTCAATATCTTGTTATGGTTAAGCGGTATTCCCAAGCGAATATCGTTTGCGGGACAGGGTGACTTTTTGCTAACGGATATTATTACTGCCGATCCTGAAGAATATGCCGCAGTCCAAAAGCATAACTTGCTAATGGCAATCAATATCCAAAAGCTTTGTCCAACCATTAAGGTTACTTTGCCCAAAAATGATTTGGATTGGGCTGCTAGCGAACAAAAACGTCTTGGCGTTCAACAAAGTGGGTTTATTCTGCTGAATTGCGGTGCTTTTGCCAATTATCCTGCGGAGAGTTGGGCTACGATCGCACTGGATATGCAGACTAAACTACCTAACTTACCAATTGTGGCGATCGATAGCGTTAATAATGCCGATTTACTGAAGAACTTAACTGCTAAGGTTCCTAATCTCTTGATTACTAGTCCGACCGATATCGGCAAACTAACCGCTTTTATTGCTTCGGCAAATCTATTTATTTGTGCTGAAGGCGATGCTATGCAACTGGGAGTTGCAGTTGGTACGGCTCTAGTGGCGATTTTAGGAGCAAATACGATCGCTGGTACATTACTGCCAATCGCTGAAAAGCGGATCAAATATGTGCAGGCGATCGCAGGGCAGCCCCTCAATGCGATTTCACCACAGACAGTCCTAGCCAAAATTTGGGAAGGATAA
- a CDS encoding restriction endonuclease, which yields MATAAEYESIIKSLQWDGLRSLWYEIAKRDTPSWESGKAFEYLVIRAFELDGAEVRYPYKVRLFEEEIEQIDGAVHIAGFSCLVESKDFTEKKVDIAPIAKLRNQLLRRPIATVGLVFSRTGFTDPARTLSRFLSPQAILLWDGDEIEYALDNEKLCELLILKYRVCIEDGLPDYNITTRNIP from the coding sequence TTGGCTACCGCAGCAGAATACGAAAGTATCATCAAGTCGCTGCAATGGGATGGATTAAGATCTCTATGGTATGAAATAGCAAAGCGTGATACCCCAAGTTGGGAATCTGGCAAGGCTTTTGAATACTTAGTAATACGGGCATTTGAACTTGATGGAGCAGAGGTACGATATCCTTATAAAGTTAGGCTATTTGAGGAAGAAATTGAGCAGATCGATGGAGCAGTCCACATCGCTGGTTTTTCCTGTCTTGTAGAAAGCAAAGACTTTACAGAAAAGAAAGTTGATATCGCACCGATAGCTAAACTTCGTAATCAACTTTTACGTCGTCCCATAGCAACAGTTGGCTTAGTATTTAGTAGAACTGGGTTTACAGATCCTGCCCGCACTCTTTCCCGTTTTTTGTCGCCACAAGCAATTCTTCTATGGGATGGCGACGAGATAGAGTATGCGTTAGACAATGAAAAACTTTGTGAACTACTAATCTTAAAATATCGTGTATGTATAGAAGATGGACTACCTGATTACAACATTACAACGAGGAATATTCCATGA
- a CDS encoding DUF3352 domain-containing protein: MTETKPNLLPIIGGAAVVVAGGVGAYFFFNKPSILPTASSTSGTLTVVPKQSLMAMSISTDEAALSKIEQFLSPETKKLYDQAIAEVRKNLSSGDVDYDKDIKPWVGKSITFAILPSEKTASLVPRKSQAAIQNRYVPMSDTGSIQFVQDKAAPETPEAKTIPNILIVVEVKDKAGAEKFLTEKIKTKAGGKEKQSDYKGVKITQYGEGSQGSVTAMVGDYLIVTPQEQTTQKAIDTFKGEASLASAASADDLKIQNPVAQVYIPNFGTSIVELAALNPEAQTIPPESLEQLKQVKSVNMGFGIDDAGIRFKALGKFDPAAIAALKNSPNKVMSQIPSQAFMVTTGFNIKSSWEQFVKSADKNPEIKKGLDEVRAQLKSSPLAIDLDKDIFGWMDGEFALASVAGKTEGILAQTQGLAPLLMLQTTNRAAAESLFKKLDDFAKQNGATVAQKDVGGVSVTEWSAAGAGAIIAHGWSQPDTIFLTASPIVSLFVPKPATALDADATYKSVISTLPANNVGYFYIDADRTWSIVQSFMPAAEKEKTPPEAKALIESIRGIAATATYPNPDTAEFEVILALKKGGK, from the coding sequence ATGACTGAAACAAAACCAAATTTACTACCAATTATTGGTGGTGCGGCTGTAGTAGTAGCTGGGGGCGTAGGTGCTTATTTCTTCTTCAATAAGCCGTCGATCCTTCCCACGGCTAGTAGTACATCGGGAACACTTACGGTTGTTCCAAAGCAATCTTTGATGGCTATGTCTATCTCCACCGATGAAGCCGCACTGTCCAAAATAGAGCAGTTCCTGTCTCCAGAAACCAAAAAACTCTACGATCAAGCGATCGCTGAAGTCAGGAAAAATCTCTCCTCAGGTGACGTTGACTACGACAAAGATATTAAGCCTTGGGTCGGTAAAAGTATAACTTTCGCAATTTTACCTTCAGAGAAAACGGCTAGCCTTGTACCAAGAAAATCACAAGCGGCTATTCAAAATCGCTATGTACCGATGAGCGATACAGGTTCGATTCAGTTTGTACAGGACAAAGCTGCTCCTGAAACCCCTGAAGCAAAAACTATTCCTAATATTTTGATCGTGGTTGAGGTTAAAGACAAGGCTGGTGCTGAGAAGTTTTTGACCGAGAAAATCAAAACTAAGGCAGGTGGCAAAGAAAAGCAGTCTGACTATAAAGGTGTGAAGATCACCCAATATGGCGAAGGTAGTCAGGGTAGTGTAACCGCCATGGTTGGTGATTATCTGATTGTTACCCCTCAAGAACAAACAACTCAGAAAGCGATCGATACCTTTAAAGGTGAAGCTTCGTTAGCAAGTGCCGCAAGTGCCGATGATCTCAAAATTCAAAACCCTGTTGCTCAAGTTTACATTCCTAACTTCGGCACATCAATTGTAGAGCTAGCAGCACTAAATCCTGAAGCTCAGACCATTCCCCCAGAGTCACTGGAACAATTGAAGCAGGTCAAATCTGTGAATATGGGATTTGGCATTGATGATGCAGGTATTCGCTTCAAAGCCCTTGGTAAGTTTGATCCTGCGGCAATTGCTGCCCTCAAAAACTCACCTAATAAGGTTATGAGTCAGATTCCTTCCCAAGCGTTTATGGTAACCACGGGCTTTAATATCAAGAGTTCATGGGAGCAATTTGTAAAGTCGGCAGATAAAAATCCTGAAATCAAGAAAGGGCTTGATGAAGTCAGAGCGCAACTGAAGTCTTCTCCATTGGCGATCGATCTCGACAAAGATATCTTTGGATGGATGGATGGCGAGTTTGCCCTAGCTTCTGTAGCTGGTAAGACCGAAGGAATTTTGGCGCAAACTCAAGGGCTTGCACCTTTACTAATGCTGCAAACTACAAACCGTGCTGCTGCTGAATCTTTGTTCAAGAAACTGGATGATTTTGCGAAGCAGAATGGTGCAACGGTAGCCCAAAAAGATGTCGGTGGAGTTTCTGTTACTGAATGGTCTGCGGCTGGGGCTGGTGCGATCATAGCCCATGGTTGGAGTCAGCCAGACACTATCTTCCTAACTGCTTCTCCGATTGTGTCACTGTTTGTACCCAAACCTGCAACTGCACTCGATGCTGATGCTACCTATAAGTCAGTAATTAGTACTTTACCTGCTAACAATGTTGGCTATTTCTATATTGATGCCGATCGCACATGGAGTATTGTTCAAAGCTTCATGCCTGCTGCTGAGAAAGAAAAGACTCCTCCTGAAGCAAAAGCTTTGATCGAGTCTATCCGAGGTATTGCGGCAACTGCGACCTATCCAAATCCAGATACTGCTGAATTTGAAGTGATCTTGGCTCTCAAGAAAGGCGGTAAGTAA
- a CDS encoding cytochrome b/b6 domain-containing protein, with the protein MSRTAPYQPILLRLLHSAIAILVFASLITGFMVYDRFDKRFGTLNLPIVPNTQGIHGTIALTFLILLPIFAIYCFHLGSRRLVQEQSLKQLAEVGKPVWWISLQRLTNTLILLSATFAVITGRMMQEIWLPSEELNHAWYIGHLISWVLMIVGIAMHLLMSAKVGGFPLLLSIYNWKVRAEDMPNSWFKGFQIKPSSTILLIFEILVIGGIAIAFVLPAFSQK; encoded by the coding sequence ATGTCGCGTACTGCCCCATACCAGCCCATTCTTTTGCGGTTATTGCATAGTGCGATCGCCATCTTAGTCTTCGCTTCTTTAATTACAGGTTTTATGGTCTATGACCGATTTGATAAGCGGTTTGGAACTCTTAACTTACCTATAGTCCCTAATACTCAAGGGATTCACGGTACGATCGCTTTAACATTCTTAATTCTCTTACCAATTTTTGCTATATATTGCTTCCATCTAGGCTCACGACGCTTAGTTCAGGAGCAATCACTTAAACAGCTTGCAGAAGTGGGTAAACCAGTTTGGTGGATATCTCTACAGCGTCTCACCAATACTCTTATTCTTCTATCTGCGACCTTTGCAGTGATTACAGGTCGAATGATGCAAGAGATCTGGCTACCTAGTGAAGAATTGAACCATGCTTGGTATATCGGACATTTGATTTCATGGGTATTAATGATTGTTGGTATAGCAATGCATCTATTGATGAGCGCTAAGGTAGGTGGATTCCCACTATTGCTCTCTATCTACAATTGGAAAGTCCGTGCTGAAGATATGCCGAATTCTTGGTTTAAAGGATTTCAAATCAAACCATCTAGCACGATTCTATTAATTTTTGAAATACTTGTTATCGGTGGAATTGCGATCGCCTTTGTTTTACCCGCATTCTCCCAAAAATAA
- a CDS encoding ParA family protein, with protein MGKVIATVNMKGGVGKTTLTVNIATCLAKIHRKKVLVVDLDTQISATLSMISPAEFAKCRKENRTLRNLVSQAIARYGVQINDPEEKVYQIKDLVIPHVCKVQGLDLLVGDIDLYDEFLVSEMLYNRSLLYEEKQTFQQTWSKFEQTLIKGILAPALKSYDFIILDCAPGYNLITRSSIVASDFYIMPARPEPLSVVGIQLLERRIERLREVYREDNSVNIQLLGIVFSMSAGFTLSRYYQKVMDRVAADFSTAKIFKTKIPNDVNIAKAVDNFVPASLANPNSGGAKAFAEVTIELLKKLEVSLGKKEQTSRLSLVDLE; from the coding sequence ATGGGAAAAGTAATAGCAACAGTAAATATGAAAGGTGGGGTCGGTAAAACCACCTTAACTGTCAATATTGCCACCTGCTTGGCGAAAATCCACCGCAAAAAGGTTTTAGTCGTTGATTTAGATACCCAAATCAGTGCCACGCTTAGCATGATTTCCCCAGCCGAGTTTGCTAAATGTCGCAAAGAAAATCGCACCTTGCGAAATCTAGTTAGTCAGGCGATCGCGCGTTACGGTGTCCAGATTAATGACCCAGAAGAAAAAGTCTACCAAATCAAAGATCTCGTAATTCCCCATGTTTGCAAAGTTCAAGGCTTAGATCTCTTAGTTGGTGATATCGATCTATACGATGAGTTTCTAGTGTCGGAAATGCTCTATAACCGATCGCTCCTATACGAAGAAAAGCAAACCTTTCAGCAAACTTGGAGTAAGTTCGAGCAGACTTTAATTAAAGGAATCCTTGCTCCTGCGCTGAAAAGTTATGACTTTATCATTCTCGATTGCGCCCCTGGTTATAACCTAATTACGCGCAGTAGTATTGTGGCAAGTGACTTTTATATAATGCCCGCCAGACCTGAGCCTCTGTCTGTAGTCGGTATCCAGCTATTAGAAAGACGTATTGAACGACTACGTGAAGTCTATCGAGAAGACAATTCGGTTAATATTCAACTCTTAGGTATTGTGTTCAGCATGTCGGCTGGCTTTACCCTGAGCAGATATTACCAAAAAGTAATGGATCGAGTGGCGGCGGACTTTAGCACCGCCAAGATTTTTAAAACTAAAATTCCCAATGATGTCAACATCGCTAAAGCTGTAGATAATTTCGTTCCTGCTTCCTTAGCAAATCCCAATTCAGGCGGTGCAAAAGCTTTTGCTGAAGTAACTATCGAGCTTTTGAAAAAGCTAGAAGTTTCTCTAGGCAAGAAAGAACAAACCTCAAGATTAAGTCTAGTTGATTTAGAATAA